One genomic window of Etheostoma spectabile isolate EspeVRDwgs_2016 chromosome 5, UIUC_Espe_1.0, whole genome shotgun sequence includes the following:
- the pebp1 gene encoding phosphatidylethanolamine-binding protein 1, with translation MNTASLCLLHVEVQYTTSATRLASSLKMPVDLSQWTGPLALPEVEEKPAQPLTVEYESVEIDELGKVLTPTQVQNRPTCLEWEGCDSSKLYTLALTDPDAPSRKNPKFREWHHFLVVNMKGNDVSSGCVLSDYVGSGPPKGTGLHRYVWLVYEQPGSLSCTEPVLTNRSGDCRGTFKIQSFRQKYNLGAPVAGTCYQAEWDDYVPKLYEQLAGK, from the exons ATGAACACAGCATCTTTGTGTTTACTGCATGTAGAGGTACAGTACACAACGTCGGCAACCAGACTAGCGTCAAGTCTAAAAATGCCCGTAGATTTGAGCCAATGGACCGGGCCTCTTGCACTGCCGGAGGTCGAGGAGAAGCCTGCACAGCCTCTGACTGTTGAATACGAGTCTGTGGAAATCGACGAACTTGGCAAAGTGCTCACACCAACACAG GTGCAGAATCGACCCACTTGCTTGGAGTGGGAAGGATGTGACTCCAGTAAATTGTACACTCTGGCACTCACCGACCCTGACGCTCCCAGCAGGAAAAACCCAAAATTCAG GGAGTGGCACCACTTTCTGGTTGTCAATATGAAAGGGAATGATGTGTCCTCTGGCTGCGTCTTATCGGACTACGTGGGCTCTGGTCCTCCCAAGGGCACAG GTCTCCACAGGTATGTGTGGCTGGTGTATGAGCAGCCAGGCAGCCTGTCCTGCACCGAGCCCGTCCTTACAAACCGGTCTGGAGACTGCCGCGGCACATTCAAGATCCAGAGTTTCAGGCAGAAATACAACCTGGGAGCCCCGGTGGCGGGAACCTGCTACCAGGCCGAGTGGGACGACTACGTCCCCAAACTGTACGAGCAGCTGGCcggaaaataa
- the vsig10 gene encoding V-set and immunoglobulin domain-containing protein 10, producing the protein MEIVATVALLHLCLCATAAVSGGDSTETAMTAAPGDVVILPCYSVGNVTPISTTWMKNGQEVIRSDGSSPTLSPAGQRLAVLHDGSLNINGVIPGDEGTYNCSSTLPGNITFHARALLQVTRGPEKISVSIFPATALSNGTLIAYQGSTVFFNCSGSSYPSQQLTWTFSGNSSSNKLLFTDSKSWLYFRIEDIQARAQGIYSCSANNTVSHQTANKSTQLLVYYVPDRHPECMWLPGNDASHVQFICTWFGAYPLPTLRWVESPGDQGARLKEKVYASEVTDSLSVTLNRSMLSEGQMLRCMAQHPALAQGKEKSCSFTLKPPYPKGEPLVTTLEATSLTLTCTESVSIPPANTTWRKGLKQDVIVPGSKYVLSVEGPVFKLTILNITKDDEGVYFCRSENPLAVKELEVYLTVKTSSAYTGAAIGVFIAVLIVGLVAIIAKLAYSNRHRIFLGDGFGQMEDSGDVLSLVESDDEQIFQDAVPRLPPLTNGHHTTLVQIHRIPLSDHEDAETADTSPQQQEDTVHREEPVELVTF; encoded by the exons ATGGAGATAGTCGCAACTGTAGCGCTTCTacacctgtgtttgtgtgcgacag CTGCAGTTTCGGGTGGTGACTCCACGGAAACGGCCATGACAGCCGCACCGGGCGACGTCGTTATACTTCCGTGTTACTCCGTCGGTAATGTGACACCGATTTCAACGACGTGGATGAAAAACGGACAAGAAGTCATTAGAAGTGACGGCTCTTCGCCGACCCTTTCACCCGCAGGGCAGCGCCTCGCAGTGCTGCATGATGGGAGTCTGAACATCAACGGGGTGATACCTGGAGATGAGGGCACCTACAACTGCAGCTCCACATTGCCAGGCAACATCACCTTTCACGCACGTGCGCTGCTGCAAGTAACCC GTGGTCCAGAAAAGATATCTGTGTCCATTTTCCCAGCCACTGCGCTGTCCAACGGGACGCTCATTGCCTATCAGGGTTCCACCGTCTTCTTTAACTGCTCTGGCTCCTCGTACCCCTCTCAGCAGCTGACCTGGACCTTCAGCGGAAATTCATCCAGCAACAAGTTGCTGTTTACAGACTCTAAATCCTGGCTGTACTTCAGGATAGAAGACATTCAGGCCAGGGCTCAGGGAATTTACAGCTGCTCTGCTAACAACACCGTCTCTCATCAGACAGCCAATAAGAGCACACAGCTGTTAGTATACT ATGTCCCAGACAGACACCCTGAGTGTATGTGGCTACCAGGAAATGACGCCTCCCACGTCCAATTTATTTGCACCTGGTTTGGAGCATATCCTCTCCCGACGCTACGCTGGGTGGAAAGCCCGGGTGACCAAGGAGCTCGCTTGAAAGAAAAAGTTTATGCATCAGAGGTGACGGACAGCCTGTCAGTGACGCTGAACCGCTCGATGCTGTCAGAAGGGCAGATGCTGAGATGCATGGCCCAGCACCCAGCGCTCGCTCAGGGAAAAGAGAAATCGTGTTCGTTTACCCTCA AACCTCCGTATCCCAAAGGCGAGCCGCTGGTCACAACTCTAGAGGCGACCAGCCTGACGCTGACCTGCACTGAGTCCGTGTCCATCCCCCCTGCAAACACCACGTGGAGAAAAGGGCTCAAGCAGGACGTCATTGTTCCCGGATCCAAGTACGTCCTGTCCGTGGAAGGCCCCGTCTTCAAGCTGACCATACTCAACATCACCAAGGACGACGAAGGCGTCTACTTCTGCCGCAGCGAGAACCCACTCGCCGTCAAAGAGCTGGAAGTCTACCTCACTGTGAAGA CCTCCTCTGCGTACACAGGAGCAGCCATCGGCGTCTTTATAGCTGTATTGATTGTGGGATTGGTCGCAATCATAGCAAAGCTCGCTTACTCCAACCGACACCGGATTTTTCTGG GAGATGGCTTTGG GCAAATGGAGGACAGTGGAGACGTGCTAAGTCTGGTGGAGTCAGACGACGAGCAGATCTTTCAAGATGCCGTTCCCCGGCTGCCTCCGTTGACCAACGGACACCACACAACGCTCGTCCAGATACATCGGATCCCATTAA GTGATCATGAggatgcagaaacagctgacACAAGCCCACAGCAGCAGGAAGATACTGTACACAGGGAAGAGCCAGTGGAGCTTGTAACATTTTAG